GCAATATAACCCTGATGCATTCCCCCTCTCTCTCTCCATGCCTCTTATCGTGAATCGGCATTCCGATGAGCTTGTTCGACCCTTTATCTCCGGATTACTACCTGATAACTTGGATGTCTTGCGTCGTTGGGGGCAACGATACCAAGTCTCTGCTCGAAATTCCTTTCGACTACTCGCTCACGTTGGCGAAGAATGTGCAGGAGCGGTACAGTTTGTTAGCGAAGACAAGTTACCCTCCCATCTATCGAGCAGTCAAAAACCCACCGTGACCTGG
The Verrucomicrobiota bacterium genome window above contains:
- a CDS encoding HipA N-terminal domain-containing protein — encoded protein: MNEKLIATYEDKIVGYLNYSQDRLTFVYEEAWQYNPDAFPLSLSMPLIVNRHSDELVRPFISGLLPDNLDVLRRWGQRYQVSARNSFRLLAHVGEECAGAVQFVSEDKLPSHLSSSQKPTVTWFRKMNWQNELKR